One region of Ananas comosus cultivar F153 linkage group 9, ASM154086v1, whole genome shotgun sequence genomic DNA includes:
- the LOC109715251 gene encoding 1-aminocyclopropane-1-carboxylate oxidase homolog 1-like, which produces MAAYSDSERLAELRAFDATKAGVKGLADAGFTSVPRFFVHPDPDLERTPRANLQVPVVDLGGVAADPARRAAAAAAAGGAAEALGLFHVVNHGVPQQVLDEMLERVRGFHEEGVEVKGEYYTRDLSRKVVYNCNFDLFQTQAANWRDTLSFSMAPEPPRPEELPLACRDIAFKYASYVQKLGTVLLELLSESLGLNPDHLIKMECADGLRFFMHYYPACPEPHLTLGTSKHSDSGFITILLQDSLGGLQVLRQNQWLDVPPVPGSFIVNIGDLLQLISNDKFKSVEHRVLANSSGPRISVACSFSTNRATSTRLYGPLNELTSHNNPPRYKEVTMTDFLAHFNRKGLDGRSALDHYKL; this is translated from the exons ATGGCCGCATACTCGGACTCCGAGCGCCTCGCCGAGCTCCGCGCCTTCGACGCGACCAAAGCCGGCGTCAAGGGGCTCGCCGACGCCGGCTTCACCTCCGTCCCCCGCTTCTTCGTCCACCCCGACCCCGACCTCGAGCGAACCCCCCGCGCGAATCTCCAAGTCCCCGTCGTCGACCTCGGCGGCGTCGCCGCCGACCCCGCACGGcgcgcagcggcggcggcggcggcggggggcgcGGCGGAGGCGCTGGGGCTGTTCCACGTGGTGAACCACGGGGTGCCCCAGCAGGTGCTCGACGAAATGCTCGAGAGAGTGAGGGGGTTCCACGAGGAGGGGGTGGAGGTGAAGGGGGAGTACTACACCCGGGACCTGAGCAGGAAGGTGGTGTACAATTGCAACTTCGACTTGTTCCAGACGCAGGCGGCGAATTGGCGGGACACGCTCTCCTTCTCGATGGCGCCGGAGCCGCCGCGGCCCGAGGAGTTGCCCCTCGCCTGCAG GGACATAGCCTTCAAATACGCAAGCTACGTGCAGAAGCTGGGAACCGTCCTCTTAGAGCTGCTCTCTGAGTCACTTGGACTGAACCCTGATCACCTCATAAAAATGGAGTGTGCTGATGGACTCCGTTTTTTCATGCACTATTACCCTGCCTGTCCTGAACCTCACCTCACACTCGGCACGAGTAAACATTCCGATTCCGGTTTCATTACCATTCTTCTGCAAGATAGTCTCGGCGGTTTACAAGTCCTCCGTCAGAATCAGTGGCTCGACGTCCCTCCGGTGCCAGGATCGTTCATCGTTAACATTGGTGACCTTTTACAG TTGATCTCCAATGACAAGTTCAAAAGTGTTGAGCACAGGGTGCTTGCAAATAGCTCTGGCCCCAGAATTTCTGTGGCATGCTCCTTCAGCACAAATCGCGCCACATCTACAAGGCTCTACGGCCCTCTCAACGAGTTAACTTCGCATAATAATCCACCGCGTTATAAGGAAGTAACTATGACGGACTTCCTCGCACACTTCAATCGCAAAGGCCTGGATGGGCGGTCGGCGTTAGACCACTACAAATTGTGA